Proteins encoded together in one Camelina sativa cultivar DH55 chromosome 9, Cs, whole genome shotgun sequence window:
- the LOC104711709 gene encoding probable serine/threonine-protein kinase WNK5, with protein sequence MSMEISSAGASDDSIPYVETDPSGRYGRFKEVLGKGAMKTVYKAFDHVLGMEVAWNQVKLNEVFRSPEPLQRLYSEVHLLKNLNHESIIRYCTSWIDVNRRTFNFITELFTSGTLREYRRKYQKVDIRAIKSWARQILNGLAYLHGHDPPVIHRDLKCDNIFVNGHLGQVKIGDLGLAAILRGSQNAHSVIGTPEFMAPELYGEDYHELVGIYSFGMCVLEMLTGDYPYSECTNPAQIYKKVTAGKLPESFHLIQNMEAQRFVGKCLETVSRRLPAKELLEDPFLAATDERDLAPLSRLPPQLAIQNLAANGTVLEHLPSTSDPTRTTDMSITGRMNSEDHNIFLQVQILDGDGHMRNIQFPFNILSDTPLEVALEMVKELEITDWDPLEIAAMIENEISLLVPNWRANDSSIRHESFGHEDEEENEDAEESTRLFSSASSSHDSPVAVGDNNDGSSNDVMDGSSRSSNNWLNASTYHYSPAIDDDQSQHQRRRVRLQQKMRSLVDTRTQVLHRSLMELINKRRGRGFDSNSNELQHQPSSTNFIRRC encoded by the exons ATGTCTATGGAGATTTCTTCCGCCGGAGCTTCCGATGATTCCATCCCTTACGTTGAGACAGATCCTTCCGGTCGCTACGGCCGT TTTAAAGAAGTACTTGGCAAAGGTGCAATGAAGACGGTTTACAAAGCATTTGACCATGTTCTAGGAATGGAAGTCGCATGGAATCAGGTTAAGCTCAATGAGGTCTTCAGATCACCTGAGCCTTTGCAACGTCTCTACTCTGAGGTTCATCTCCTCAAGAATCTCAATCACGAATCTATTATCCGCTACTGCACATCTTGGATTGATGTCAACCGCAGAACATTCAACTTCATCACTGAGCTGTTCACATCAGGCACCCTTAGAGA GTATAGAAGGAAGTATCAAAAGGTTGATATCAGGGCTATCAAGAGCTGGGCACGCCAGATCTTGAATGGTCTTGCTTACCTGCATGGACATGATCCTCCTGTCATTCACAGAGACCTCAAATGTGATAATATCTTCGTTAATGGCCACCTTGGGCAAGTCAAGATTGGTGACCTGGGATTAGCTGCAATTCTCCGTGGATCACAAAATGCGCACAGCGTCATAg GAACGCCTGAATTTATGGCACCAGAGCTATACGGAGAAGATTACCATGAGCTTGTTGGCATCTACTCATTTGGAATGTGTGTCCTAGAGATGCTTACCGGTGATTATCCTTATAGTGAATGCACCAACCCTGCCCAAATATACAAGAAAGTTACAGCG GGGAAGTTGCCTGAATCTTTCCATCTAATCCAAAACATGGAGGCCCAACGTTTTGTTGGTAAATGCCTGGAAACTGTGTCAAGAAGATTGCCTGCAAAGGAGCTCTTGGAGGACCCATTCCTTGCCGCAACTGATGAGAGAGATTTAGCTCCTCTTTCTAGATTGCCGCCACAACTGGCAATCCAGAATTTGGCTGCAAATGGAACAGTGTTAGAGCATCTGCCGTCAACGAGTGATCCAACTAGAACAACGGATATGTCTATAACAGGAAGGATGAACTCAGAAGACCACAATATCTTTCTTCAAGTACAGATTTTAGATGGCGATG GTCACATGAGGAACATTCAATTCCCGTTCAACATATTAAGTGACACACCTCTAGAGGTAGCTTTAGAGATGGTTAAAGAACTTGAGATCACTGATTGGGATCCTTTGGAGATTGCTGCAATGATAGAAAATGAGATATCTTTGCTCGTCCCCAACTGGAGGGCCAATGACTCTTCTATCCGGCACGAAAGCTTTGGtcatgaagatgaagaggaaaatGAAGATGCAGAGGAAAGCACTCGCCTTTtctcctctgcttcttcctctCACGACTCTCCTGTAGCAGTTGGAGACAACAATGACGGTTCAAGTAACGATGTAATGGACGGTAGCAGCAGAAGCTCTAACAATTGGTTGAATGCTTCAACATACCACTACTCACCTGCAATTGATGATGATCAAAGTCAGCATCAGCGGAGACGAGTAAGGCTACAACAGAAAATGAGATCGCTGGTGGACACGAGAACACAGGTGCTACACCGATCGCTCATGGAGTTGATCAACAAGCGCCGTGGGCGTGGCTTCGACTCGAACTCTAACGAGCTACAACATCAACCGTCATCCACTAATTTCATTCGAAGATGTTGA
- the LOC104711711 gene encoding macrophage migration inhibitory factor homolog — protein MPCLYITTNVNFDGVKTDPFYSEVTKAIASIVGRPQNLVMVVLKGSVEIVFGGNKDAAAYGEIVSMGGITKQVKRELIATVGSLLHTHFSIHPSRFIFKVFDINSLPLPSKL, from the exons ATGCCTTGTCTTTACATTACAACCAACGTCAATTTCGACGGCGTTAAAACCGATCCGTTCTACTCGGAAGTCACCAAGGCCATTGCTTCTATCGTCGGACGACCTCAGAAC TTAGTGATGGTGGTTTTGAAAGGATCAGTAGAGATAGTGTTTGGTGGGAACAAAGACGCAGCTGCATATGGAGAGATTGTGTCGATGGGAGGCATCACCAAACAAGTTAAGAGAGAGCTCATCGCGACCGTTGGTTCTCTTCTTCACACTCACTTTTCTATTCATCCTTCTCGTTTCATCTTTAAAGTTTTTGATATCAATTCTTTGCCTCTTCCTTCTAAACTATAA